The following coding sequences lie in one Spirosoma sp. KUDC1026 genomic window:
- a CDS encoding putative Ig domain-containing protein gives MNSTFYRFLFGLFLLMGSLAQAQTIRYVKQGATGSGSSWADASGDLQSQINFSGAQQVWVAAGIYKPTTGTDRTSSFQMKNGVTIYGGFVGSETQLSQRPAINPTTGQPSSSTLSGNIGSVGTNTDNSIHVVNSQGTNNTAVLDGFVIRDGYADGQSDNGAGAGMYNVLTSPTVRNCTFLNNTALYIGGAMYNYQSNISLTNCSFLNNTTSGDGGAINSLGGSPTLTNCSFLNNTASNYGGGIYNADDNPILTNCSFQNNSGYNAGGGMFISYSNLKLINSSFQANTSAGPGAGICSDNGTASLVNCIFQANSTSNGNSFGGGFYSEGGSASMTNCSFQANSVTQSGGAVAISRNGSASLTNCVLFGNGGGETFYTYQSTISATYCLIEASVTGYTDGGNNLTTATSPFASTSSAQLGPCSPAINAGSNQAYATANGPATDLAGNPRVFGDTIDMGAYEYQGEPIRITLSNPTTTVATQGVAFSQTFTVTGGSSPYSFSVVEGSLPGGLSLDGGTGALSGTPTQAGSYSVIVRATDANGCAATGAVYSLLVTDATPAIAGLSASPAAVCIGSPVTFTATLGNVTGSYAYTLTNGSGTSVEGTSTGSTFSQDLTVAGSGTQSFTLTINSSGQTTTAITSLTITSSPDYQPLVDLYNATNGANWTRKSGWLNGCDPCTGNGGEPWQGVSCTNGRVSQLDLYGNNLIGSLPASLSALTQLTFVQIDANQLNGNVPSGLGNLTQLTHLGLSYNQLSGTIPSSLANLTQLTYLDLTANQLSSNIPTSLSALTQLTSLSFYGNQLNGPIPSGLGNLTNLTNLILGNNQLSGPIPDSFGGLTKLVNLDLGGNSLNGSIPASLSALSQLTTLNLGVNPLSGSIPSSLSALSQLTSLYLDDSQLSGPIDVLGTLTSLRTANLSVNGFSGPVPASLANLPQLQTLNLYNNRLSGCFPASLTALCGKDILFGNNPGLPGGGDFATFCLTPTASASTTTPVVSVGQTVSLSATGGAYYSWSGPASFTANVANPSFVASSPAQSGTYSVTVSNGSCENNPVSSVDVTVNALSPTIASLSASPNPVCAGSPVTFTATVGNVTGSYAYTLTNGSGTSIEETSTGSAFSQDLTAAGSGAQSFTLTVNSSGQTTTATTSLTVTTPPNAAITYAGSPFLTSSSPVSVSQTGTPGGSYSSRPAGLSLNPTTGQITPASSSPGTYTVTYTVEGSGGCAALSTPASVEIQASTPIRYVKQGGTGSGSSWSDASGDLQRQINLAGTQQVWVAAGIYKPTTGTDRNVSFSLKNGVAVYGGFAGTETALSQRVAVNPVTGSPSSSTLSGEIGVIGNRDDNSYHVIINRSLNSTAVLDGFLISEGNANGITGIANTGGGMYNNNSSPTLTNCSFQTNSGEVGGMFNISNSSPTLTNCSFQANSGGGMYNINSSSPKLINCSFQANSGEGMYNFNSSSPSLTNCSFQGNRTSSSGGGMVNIGSSPSLTNCSFVGNFASSQGGGMANFINSNPSLTNCVLFGNGGDNTIYNDGSASPLLRYSLIEASETDYTDGGNNLTTTINPFASTSSAQLGPCSPAINAGDNQAYTTANGPATDLAGNTRVFGGTIDMGAYEYQGEPTRITLSNPTTTVAAQGVAFSQSFTVVGGSAPYSFSVVGGSLPGGLSLDGGTGTLSGTPTQAGSYSITVRATDANGCAATGAVYSLVVTDATPAIAGLSASPNPVCAGSPVTFTATVGNLTGSYAYTLTNGSGTSVEGTSTGSTFSQDLTATGSGVQNFTLIVTANGQSIRSATSLTITSLPVAGLVSNGPLSCTLTSVTLTATGGEAYTFVNSSGTLLTGSGNTRLVSTPGTYAVTVANASGCTSTTSVTVTGDTAPPSVSLTNNGTISCANTSVVLTATPGLGSYTFSAGADQQGGSLGNTATVSAGGTYSVVVTTADGCSATASTTVDRTTNLPTPSLLTAQGQPAVTVTVNSGPVTLLASGCAGTINWTGPNNTAGTGTTINVPTSQPGTFVYRATCQVGTCVSEPATATVTVTAAVVDGRLTVLHRDVDNYADNNAVQPMLQLVNEGSAPLPLSAITLRYYLTVEGTAPLSNLSIFFAQVGDRNVSLRYVPLNPARSGASGYVEYSFSPDAGSLAAGANSGNIQSYFAKVDYSPLNELDDYSYATVRDQLVANPRITAYYNGALVWGTEPSGEVGCPTISLSASNNGMLSCGQPSLILTASGGQSYVFSSGTTPVSANQVSVSSAGLYSVTATSANGCVDVASVRVTASTTLPTPDFATRGNGAIADGLSSVTVVQNSAPVRFSATNCSGTLSWSGNELSGTGVLEAATASPGVLVYQATCRVGSCVSSPASVTLTVVGAPTNQPPLAVANANQVATVGVPFSYTVNAFTDEEPARLDYSATLSPVNGLTFNPATRVISGTPSVSGLVGVTITARDAGNLSASTSFSITVSPAPATTTALRVLHRDVDNYADNNAVQPLLQLVNEGSAPLPLSSITLRYYLTVEGATP, from the coding sequence ATGAATTCGACGTTTTACCGCTTTCTTTTCGGGCTGTTTTTGCTGATGGGCTCGCTCGCCCAGGCCCAGACTATCCGCTACGTCAAACAGGGGGCTACGGGCAGCGGCAGCAGCTGGGCTGATGCCTCGGGCGATTTGCAGAGTCAGATCAACTTCAGCGGTGCCCAGCAGGTGTGGGTAGCCGCGGGGATTTACAAACCCACTACTGGTACCGACCGTACCAGTAGCTTCCAGATGAAAAACGGGGTGACTATCTATGGAGGCTTTGTGGGCAGCGAAACTCAGCTCAGCCAACGTCCCGCCATTAATCCTACCACTGGGCAGCCTTCCAGCAGCACGCTTTCGGGTAACATCGGCTCGGTGGGTACAAACACCGACAATAGCATCCACGTAGTCAATAGCCAGGGCACCAACAATACAGCGGTGCTGGATGGCTTTGTTATCCGGGATGGATATGCTGACGGACAATCAGACAACGGGGCAGGGGCGGGTATGTATAACGTACTAACCAGCCCAACGGTACGTAATTGTACCTTTCTCAACAATACGGCTCTATATATTGGCGGGGCAATGTATAATTATCAAAGCAACATTAGCTTAACCAACTGTAGCTTCTTGAATAACACAACTTCAGGCGATGGAGGGGCAATAAATAGTCTAGGAGGTAGTCCGACGCTGACCAACTGTAGCTTCCTGAATAACACCGCTAGTAATTATGGTGGGGGTATATACAATGCTGATGATAATCCGATTCTGACTAACTGTAGCTTTCAAAACAATTCGGGTTATAACGCCGGCGGGGGAATGTTTATTAGTTACAGCAACCTGAAGCTAATTAATAGTAGCTTTCAGGCTAACACCAGTGCAGGCCCTGGTGCTGGCATATGTAGTGATAACGGTACTGCAAGTCTGGTTAACTGTATTTTCCAGGCTAACAGCACTTCCAATGGCAACTCTTTTGGCGGGGGATTTTATAGTGAAGGAGGTAGTGCGAGTATGACCAACTGTAGCTTCCAAGCCAACTCGGTTACACAGAGTGGAGGGGCAGTGGCAATTTCCCGTAACGGTAGTGCGAGTCTGACTAATTGCGTTCTATTTGGTAATGGAGGAGGTGAGACCTTTTATACTTATCAAAGTACAATCTCGGCTACCTATTGTCTAATTGAGGCTTCGGTAACCGGCTATACAGATGGGGGCAACAACCTCACCACTGCCACTAGCCCCTTCGCTTCCACCAGCTCGGCTCAGCTGGGCCCCTGCTCACCCGCCATCAACGCAGGCAGCAACCAGGCCTACGCTACCGCCAACGGCCCGGCTACCGATCTGGCGGGCAACCCCCGGGTGTTTGGCGATACCATTGATATGGGTGCCTACGAGTACCAGGGCGAGCCCATCCGCATTACCCTCAGCAACCCCACTACCACCGTGGCTACCCAGGGCGTGGCCTTCAGCCAAACCTTTACGGTGACGGGGGGCAGCAGTCCCTACAGCTTCAGTGTGGTGGAGGGCAGTCTGCCGGGCGGGCTAAGTCTGGACGGGGGCACGGGGGCCTTGAGCGGCACGCCAACGCAGGCGGGGAGCTACTCGGTCATCGTGCGGGCCACCGACGCCAACGGCTGCGCGGCAACGGGGGCGGTCTATAGTCTGTTGGTGACTGATGCCACGCCTGCCATCGCGGGCCTGTCGGCCAGTCCAGCCGCGGTTTGTATAGGTAGTCCGGTAACGTTTACGGCCACGTTGGGCAACGTAACGGGCAGCTATGCCTATACGCTCACCAACGGTAGTGGTACCTCCGTCGAGGGGACCTCGACCGGTTCCACTTTCAGTCAGGACCTGACGGTGGCTGGGTCGGGGACGCAGAGCTTTACCCTGACGATAAACAGCAGTGGGCAAACCACGACGGCTATCACCAGCCTGACAATCACCAGCAGCCCCGACTACCAGCCCCTGGTCGATCTGTACAACGCCACCAACGGGGCCAACTGGACCCGTAAAAGCGGCTGGCTCAACGGCTGCGACCCCTGCACGGGCAATGGGGGAGAACCCTGGCAGGGAGTTAGCTGTACGAACGGCCGGGTGAGCCAACTTGATCTTTATGGAAATAACCTGATAGGCAGCCTGCCCGCTAGTCTGAGTGCCTTGACTCAACTTACCTTTGTACAAATTGATGCAAATCAACTGAATGGGAATGTTCCCTCCGGTTTAGGCAATCTAACGCAGCTCACCCACCTGGGTTTAAGCTATAACCAGTTGAGTGGCACTATTCCGTCTAGTCTAGCTAATTTGACACAACTTACTTATCTGGATTTGACCGCTAACCAGTTAAGTAGTAATATCCCTACCAGTCTGAGTGCCCTAACCCAGTTAACAAGCCTCAGCTTTTATGGTAATCAACTGAACGGTCCTATTCCATCTGGATTGGGTAATCTGACCAACCTGACGAATCTGATCTTGGGAAACAATCAACTATCAGGGCCCATTCCTGATAGCTTCGGTGGGCTCACCAAACTGGTTAATCTGGATTTAGGTGGAAACTCACTAAACGGCAGTATTCCAGCCAGTCTGAGTGCACTCTCTCAGTTGACGACCCTAAACCTAGGAGTCAACCCGCTAAGCGGTAGTATTCCATCCAGTCTGAGTGCACTCTCTCAGTTGACTTCGCTATACCTGGATGATAGTCAGCTAAGCGGGCCGATTGATGTTCTAGGCACGCTTACCAGCCTCCGGACTGCGAATTTAAGTGTGAACGGATTTTCGGGCCCGGTACCCGCTAGTCTGGCTAATCTGCCGCAGCTACAGACCCTGAATCTGTACAATAACCGGCTGAGTGGCTGCTTCCCGGCCAGCCTGACGGCCCTGTGCGGAAAAGACATCCTCTTCGGTAACAATCCTGGCTTGCCGGGCGGAGGAGACTTTGCCACCTTCTGCCTGACGCCCACCGCTTCGGCTTCTACCACTACACCCGTTGTCAGCGTGGGGCAAACGGTGAGTCTGAGTGCCACGGGTGGGGCCTACTACAGCTGGAGTGGCCCGGCCAGTTTCACGGCCAATGTAGCCAACCCCAGCTTTGTGGCTAGCAGCCCGGCCCAGAGCGGCACCTACTCGGTCACTGTCAGTAACGGCAGTTGTGAGAACAATCCGGTGTCTAGCGTAGATGTAACCGTAAATGCGTTGTCGCCCACGATTGCCAGCTTATCGGCCAGCCCTAATCCGGTTTGTGCGGGCAGTCCGGTGACGTTCACGGCAACGGTGGGCAATGTGACGGGCAGCTATGCCTACACGCTCACCAACGGCAGTGGTACGTCTATCGAGGAAACCTCGACCGGTTCCGCTTTCAGTCAGGACCTGACGGCGGCTGGCTCGGGGGCGCAGAGCTTCACCCTGACGGTCAACAGCAGCGGGCAAACCACAACGGCTACTACCAGCCTGACGGTGACCACTCCGCCCAATGCTGCCATTACCTATGCTGGCTCGCCTTTCCTCACCAGTAGCTCACCCGTCAGCGTGAGTCAGACCGGCACGCCGGGGGGCAGCTACAGCAGCCGTCCAGCTGGCCTGAGTCTGAATCCCACCACGGGCCAGATTACCCCGGCCAGCAGCAGTCCTGGCACCTACACGGTCACCTATACGGTAGAAGGTAGTGGCGGCTGTGCGGCCCTGAGCACCCCGGCCAGCGTAGAGATTCAGGCTTCTACGCCCATCCGCTACGTTAAACAGGGAGGTACGGGCAGCGGCAGCAGCTGGTCTGATGCCTCGGGCGACCTGCAACGCCAGATCAATCTGGCCGGTACCCAGCAGGTGTGGGTAGCTGCGGGGATCTACAAGCCTACGACCGGCACTGACCGTAATGTGAGTTTCTCGCTGAAGAATGGGGTGGCGGTCTATGGGGGCTTTGCAGGCACGGAAACCGCCCTGAGCCAGCGGGTGGCGGTGAACCCGGTGACGGGCAGTCCCTCCAGCAGCACACTCAGCGGGGAAATCGGCGTAATAGGCAATAGGGATGACAACAGTTACCATGTGATCATCAACCGTAGTCTCAACAGCACGGCGGTGTTAGACGGTTTTCTTATCAGTGAGGGCAATGCCAATGGTATAACTGGGATTGCTAATACCGGCGGGGGGATGTATAACAACAACAGCAGCCCAACGTTAACTAACTGCTCGTTTCAGACCAACTCCGGCGAGGTAGGGGGGATGTTTAATATATCCAACAGCAGTCCAACGCTGACCAACTGCTCGTTTCAAGCCAACTCCGGCGGAGGAATGTATAATATCAACAGCAGCAGTCCAAAACTGATTAACTGCTCGTTTCAAGCCAACTCCGGCGAAGGAATGTATAATTTCAATAGCAGCAGTCCGAGCTTAACCAACTGCTCGTTTCAGGGCAATCGGACTTCTTCTTCCGGCGGGGGGATGGTTAATATCGGTAGTAGCCCGAGCTTAACCAACTGCTCGTTTGTGGGCAATTTCGCTTCTTCCCAAGGCGGGGGAATGGCTAATTTTATTAACAGTAATCCGAGCTTAACTAACTGTGTGCTGTTCGGCAACGGGGGGGACAACACGATTTATAATGACGGTTCTGCAAGCCCACTGCTACGTTATAGCCTGATTGAGGCTTCGGAAACGGACTATACTGATGGGGGTAACAACCTCACCACCACCATCAACCCTTTCGCTTCCACCAGCTCGGCTCAGCTGGGCCCCTGCTCACCCGCCATCAACGCAGGTGACAACCAGGCTTACACTACCGCCAACGGCCCGGCTACCGATCTGGCGGGCAACACCAGGGTGTTTGGCGGCACCATCGACATGGGCGCTTACGAGTACCAGGGCGAACCCACCCGCATTACCCTCAGCAATCCCACTACCACCGTGGCTGCGCAGGGCGTGGCCTTCAGCCAGTCCTTCACGGTCGTGGGGGGCAGTGCTCCCTATAGCTTCAGTGTGGTGGGGGGCAGTCTGCCCGGCGGGCTAAGCCTGGACGGGGGCACGGGGACCTTGAGCGGTACGCCAACGCAGGCGGGGAGCTACTCGATCACCGTGCGGGCCACCGACGCCAACGGCTGCGCGGCAACGGGGGCGGTCTACAGCCTGGTGGTGACTGACGCCACGCCTGCCATTGCGGGCCTGTCGGCCAGTCCTAATCCGGTTTGTGCGGGCAGTCCGGTGACGTTTACGGCTACGGTGGGCAACCTGACGGGCAGCTATGCCTACACGCTCACCAACGGCAGTGGTACCTCCGTCGAGGGGACCTCGACCGGTTCCACTTTCAGTCAGGACCTGACGGCGACTGGCTCGGGTGTACAGAATTTCACCCTAATCGTGACTGCGAACGGTCAGTCAATCCGTTCGGCTACCAGCCTGACCATTACTAGCCTGCCCGTAGCGGGTCTGGTCAGCAACGGGCCATTGAGCTGCACCCTGACCAGCGTGACGCTGACGGCGACGGGAGGAGAGGCCTACACGTTCGTCAACAGTAGCGGAACCCTACTGACCGGTAGTGGCAACACCCGACTGGTGAGTACACCGGGTACGTATGCGGTTACGGTGGCGAATGCCAGTGGTTGTACGAGTACGACGTCGGTTACCGTTACGGGCGATACGGCTCCGCCTTCGGTAAGCCTGACGAACAATGGTACGATCAGCTGCGCCAATACCAGCGTGGTGCTGACGGCTACCCCCGGCTTAGGCTCCTATACGTTCAGTGCCGGGGCTGACCAGCAGGGCGGCAGCCTGGGGAATACAGCGACGGTATCCGCTGGTGGAACCTATTCCGTCGTCGTTACGACGGCCGATGGCTGTTCGGCTACCGCGTCTACAACCGTTGACCGTACTACCAATCTGCCGACCCCCAGTCTGCTGACCGCTCAGGGACAGCCGGCCGTAACGGTGACCGTGAATTCGGGACCGGTTACCCTGCTGGCGAGTGGCTGCGCAGGGACCATCAACTGGACCGGACCCAATAACACGGCCGGAACAGGCACGACCATCAATGTGCCTACCAGCCAGCCGGGTACGTTTGTTTACCGGGCTACCTGCCAGGTAGGGACCTGCGTCAGCGAACCCGCTACGGCTACCGTCACGGTTACGGCCGCCGTCGTCGATGGGCGACTGACGGTGCTGCACCGGGACGTGGACAACTACGCCGACAACAACGCCGTGCAGCCCATGCTGCAACTGGTCAACGAGGGCAGCGCCCCGCTGCCCCTGTCGGCCATCACCCTGCGTTATTACCTGACCGTGGAGGGGACGGCTCCCCTGAGCAACCTGTCGATCTTCTTTGCCCAGGTGGGTGATCGTAACGTTAGCCTGCGCTACGTGCCGCTGAACCCGGCCCGGTCTGGGGCCAGTGGGTACGTGGAGTACAGCTTCAGCCCCGACGCGGGGAGTCTGGCCGCGGGGGCCAACTCGGGTAACATTCAGAGCTACTTCGCCAAGGTCGACTACTCGCCCCTCAACGAGCTGGACGACTACTCCTACGCCACGGTGCGCGACCAGTTGGTGGCCAATCCCCGCATCACGGCTTACTACAACGGGGCCCTGGTCTGGGGAACCGAGCCGAGTGGTGAGGTCGGCTGTCCCACCATCAGTTTGTCGGCCAGTAACAACGGTATGCTGAGTTGCGGCCAGCCGAGCTTGATTCTGACGGCGAGTGGCGGACAAAGCTATGTGTTCAGCAGCGGCACGACTCCGGTGAGTGCCAACCAGGTTTCGGTGAGCAGCGCCGGGCTCTACTCGGTGACGGCGACCTCGGCCAATGGCTGTGTGGATGTAGCCAGCGTGCGCGTCACGGCGTCGACGACCCTGCCCACCCCTGACTTCGCCACCCGGGGCAATGGGGCCATCGCCGACGGGCTAAGCAGCGTCACCGTGGTGCAGAACAGCGCCCCGGTTCGCTTCAGCGCCACTAACTGCAGCGGCACGCTGAGCTGGAGCGGCAACGAGCTCAGCGGCACCGGCGTTTTGGAAGCGGCCACGGCCAGCCCGGGGGTGTTGGTCTACCAGGCCACCTGTCGCGTAGGCAGCTGCGTGAGCAGTCCGGCCAGCGTGACCCTGACGGTCGTCGGTGCGCCGACCAATCAACCACCGTTGGCGGTGGCCAACGCCAACCAGGTGGCCACAGTTGGCGTACCGTTCTCCTATACGGTCAATGCCTTCACCGACGAGGAGCCGGCCCGCCTGGACTACTCCGCAACGCTTTCGCCGGTGAACGGATTGACGTTCAATCCGGCCACGCGGGTGATTTCGGGTACGCCATCGGTGAGTGGGTTGGTGGGCGTGACCATCACGGCCCGGGATGCGGGCAATTTGAGCGCCAGTACGAGCTTCAGCATCACCGTCTCGCCCGCTCCGGCGACGACGACCGCCCTGCGGGTGCTGCATCGGGACGTGGACAACTACGCCGACAACAACGCCGTGCAGCCCCTGCTGCAGTTGGTCAACGAAGGCAGCGCCCCGCTACCGCTGTCGAGCATCACCCTGCGTTACTACCTGACCGTGGAAGGGGCCACCCCCTGA
- a CDS encoding RNA polymerase sigma factor — MRKAIANVPHSVEYTEGVASFEHLYQQYVDKVYQTCLSFTKDQASAQDYTQDIFLKVFEKLPSFQQRSLFSTWLFAVSRNHCLSRLRVTSRLKTESLSDQSLLHPVIDNESMAETESQYQYQLLALQRLPDKELNLLRLKYEQGLSIQQIGQRYHLSESAVKMRLKRSRERLQTYYQELISQ; from the coding sequence ATGCGAAAAGCCATAGCCAATGTACCCCACTCAGTTGAATACACGGAGGGAGTGGCCAGTTTCGAACATCTCTACCAGCAATATGTCGACAAGGTGTACCAAACCTGCCTGTCTTTTACCAAGGACCAGGCGTCGGCCCAGGACTACACCCAGGACATCTTTCTGAAGGTGTTCGAAAAGCTCCCCTCGTTTCAGCAGCGCTCCCTGTTTTCAACCTGGCTATTCGCCGTTTCCCGCAACCATTGCCTGAGTCGGTTGAGAGTAACCAGTCGACTGAAAACCGAATCCCTGTCCGACCAATCGTTGCTTCATCCGGTAATTGATAACGAATCGATGGCAGAAACCGAGAGCCAGTATCAGTATCAGCTGCTGGCTTTACAGCGGCTGCCCGACAAAGAGCTTAACTTGCTTCGGCTCAAGTATGAGCAGGGGTTGTCCATTCAGCAGATTGGTCAGCGTTATCACCTGTCGGAAAGCGCCGTCAAGATGCGGTTGAAACGCAGCCGGGAGCGGCTACAGACCTACTATCAGGAGCTGATCAGCCAGTAA